A genomic window from Silene latifolia isolate original U9 population chromosome 11, ASM4854445v1, whole genome shotgun sequence includes:
- the LOC141614262 gene encoding uncharacterized protein LOC141614262, with the protein MNSLFGTMKGWATEFRGLEIQNLNAAGIQQIIFLGQFMIQPAFLKECLRVWDPENHVFAFPEGEICPLPEEFTVLGGWRTTQEPVVPDFVSNWTRKYREYLNLSRDEARTIVDGGKVDLLALVHKFRRANDPDIPIIYRRRAFGLILLHLYCFEGAIEIPSYRGQARLIRVVEQMENGVNPAWIILAETIKSLDAQKANPNAVFMGSTRLLQVWLSERLGLIDPPLKPEDYHVRSLTNRRRRYDSSKDPIIAKYAD; encoded by the exons ATGAATTCCCTGTTTGGGACCATGAAGGGATGGGCGACAGAATTCAGGGGTTTAGAAATCCAAAATCTGAATGCGGCGGGAATTCAACAAATTATTTTCCTGGGGCAATTCATGATTCAACCCGCATTTCTTAAAGAGTGCCTGAGAGTGTGGGATCCCGAGaatcatgtctttgcttttccggaGGGAGAAATCTGTCCCCTTCCTGAAGAATTTACCGTCTTAGGAGGATGGAGGACCACGCAAGAGCCTGTGGTTCCCGACTTTGTGTCCAACTGGACCCGAAAATACCGCGAATATCTAAACTTGTCACGTGATGAAGCCCGTACCATCGTCGATGGTGGAAAGGTGGACCTGCTTGCGCTAGTGCACAAATTCCGGCGTGCGAATGACCCAGATATACCGATCATTTATCGACGCCGCGCCTTTGGCCTCATTCTATTGCATCTTTATTGTTTCGAGGGGGCGATAGAAATTCCATCTTATCGCGGCCAAGCTAGACTAATCCGAGTCGTGGAGCAAATGGAGAATGGTGTTAATCCTGCATGGATTATACTAGCTGAGACTATTAAAAGTTTGGATGCACAAAAAGCCAATCCGAATGCTGTTTTCATGGGATCAACCCGTCTACTGCAA GTATGGCTCAGCGAGCGTCTTGGTTTGATTGATCCGCCGTTGAAACCAGAAGATTATCATGTCAGAAGTCTCACTAATCGGCGACGGCGCTACGATTCGAGCAAGGATCCGATTATCGCGAAATATGCTGATTAG